In a single window of the Methylophaga frappieri genome:
- a CDS encoding ATP synthase subunit I, whose translation MQETLVRVRPLNTVLKWQCLVLGLFTVILFFWQGLPAALSGLYGATIAVFNTLLMKWHLYRAASVARADAGKNLSKAYRCVMERWFFTIVLFAFGFSVLALSPLPLLVGFVVTQLMLFLGYTKQA comes from the coding sequence ATGCAAGAAACACTTGTCAGAGTCAGGCCACTTAATACGGTATTGAAATGGCAGTGCTTAGTGCTCGGGCTTTTTACGGTTATTTTGTTTTTCTGGCAGGGGTTGCCGGCTGCGCTAAGTGGTTTATATGGGGCCACCATCGCAGTTTTCAATACTCTGTTAATGAAATGGCATTTGTATCGGGCAGCTTCGGTTGCCAGAGCGGATGCCGGTAAGAATTTAAGTAAAGCATATAGGTGTGTCATGGAGCGATGGTTTTTCACCATCGTGCTATTTGCCTTTGGCTTCTCGGTTTTGGCGCTGTCGCCATTGCCGTTGCTGGTGGGCTTTGTTGTGACACAGCTGATGCTGTTTTTGGGATATACCAAACAGGCTTGA
- a CDS encoding ParB/RepB/Spo0J family partition protein codes for MAAKKRGLGRGLDALLADVEQAESDISNDSLQHFTLEQIQPGKYQPRMDMSQESLEELADSIRAQGLVQPIVVRPVGDNRYEIIAGERRWRASKLAGLTSVPVLVKDVSDRSAIAMALIENIQRENLNPMEEANALFRLREEFEMTHQQAAEAVGKSRATVTNLLRLRNLHDSVKRLVENCDLEMGHARALLALEGEVQSDVAQQVVEKGLSVRETEQLVRRILKPAKIPEKTNHGAQADVEALNNQLVEKLGEQASLKHLSSGKGRVVIQYKTVTELKKLLSRIK; via the coding sequence ATGGCAGCAAAAAAAAGAGGATTGGGGCGCGGCTTGGATGCGCTGCTGGCGGATGTAGAGCAAGCGGAATCTGACATCAGTAATGATAGCTTGCAACATTTCACGCTGGAGCAGATTCAGCCGGGCAAGTATCAACCGCGCATGGATATGTCACAGGAGTCCTTGGAAGAACTAGCAGATTCAATTCGCGCGCAAGGCTTGGTTCAGCCAATTGTTGTGCGCCCTGTTGGAGATAATCGTTATGAAATTATTGCGGGTGAGCGTCGCTGGCGGGCTTCTAAACTAGCTGGACTAACCAGTGTTCCCGTATTGGTGAAAGATGTTTCGGATCGGAGCGCAATTGCGATGGCGCTGATTGAAAACATCCAGCGTGAGAATCTGAATCCGATGGAAGAGGCCAATGCGCTATTTCGACTCCGGGAGGAGTTTGAAATGACGCACCAGCAAGCCGCAGAAGCGGTTGGTAAGTCTCGAGCAACCGTGACAAATCTTTTGCGCCTCCGAAATTTACACGATTCGGTTAAACGACTGGTGGAAAACTGTGATCTGGAAATGGGCCATGCGAGAGCGCTGCTAGCACTGGAAGGCGAAGTGCAATCAGATGTCGCACAACAGGTGGTTGAAAAAGGCTTGTCTGTCCGCGAAACAGAGCAACTGGTTCGCCGCATTTTGAAGCCTGCCAAAATACCGGAAAAAACCAATCATGGTGCGCAGGCCGATGTGGAAGCACTGAATAATCAGTTAGTTGAAAAGCTGGGTGAGCAAGCCAGTCTCAAGCATCTCAGCAGTGGTAAAGGCCGGGTTGTTATTCAATACAAAACCGTCACAGAATTGAAAAAATTACTGTCCAGAATTAAGTGA
- a CDS encoding ParA family protein, whose translation MGNIYAVTNQKGGVGKTTSTVNLAAALADYRKKVLLIDLDPQGNATTGCGIDKENLSNSSYEVVMTESKAVDAIVRPDELSFDVMPANTDLTAAEVQLLDVKLREHRLRLALESTREKYDFILIDCPPSLSMLTVNALVASRGVLIPIQCEYYALEGLSSLLKTIERIKQRANPNLEVTGLIRTMFDARNNLANQVSRQLINHFQGKVFHSIIPRNVRLAEAPSHGLPVLNYDRASRGAIAYMALASELMRRDKKATEAAGG comes from the coding sequence ATGGGCAATATCTATGCAGTGACCAATCAAAAAGGTGGCGTGGGTAAAACTACCTCAACGGTTAACCTGGCGGCAGCATTGGCCGATTATCGCAAAAAGGTCTTATTGATCGATCTTGACCCGCAAGGTAATGCCACGACGGGTTGTGGAATAGACAAAGAAAATCTCAGCAATAGCAGCTACGAAGTGGTGATGACCGAGAGTAAGGCGGTGGATGCGATTGTACGTCCCGATGAGCTGAGTTTTGATGTCATGCCGGCAAATACCGATTTGACCGCCGCTGAAGTGCAATTGCTGGACGTCAAATTACGTGAACACCGTTTGCGGCTCGCCCTCGAGTCCACGCGAGAAAAATATGATTTTATCCTGATAGATTGTCCGCCGTCGCTAAGCATGTTGACAGTGAATGCCTTAGTGGCATCGCGCGGTGTGTTGATACCGATTCAATGTGAGTATTACGCGCTCGAGGGGCTGTCATCATTACTGAAAACCATTGAACGTATAAAACAACGCGCCAATCCCAACCTTGAAGTGACGGGCCTGATACGCACCATGTTTGATGCCCGCAATAATCTGGCTAATCAAGTCTCAAGACAACTCATTAATCATTTTCAGGGTAAGGTCTTCCATTCGATTATTCCTCGAAACGTTCGTTTGGCAGAAGCCCCCAGTCATGGCTTGCCTGTGTTAAATTATGATCGGGCCTCACGCGGCGCCATCGCTTATATGGCGTTGGCCAGTGAGCTGATGCGGCGCGATAAAAAAGCAACAGAAGCAGCAGGCGGATAA
- the rsmG gene encoding 16S rRNA (guanine(527)-N(7))-methyltransferase RsmG: MADRLKARLEQGCAMLDLNLSDAQLQQLLAYLSLLAKWNKVYNLTAVRDIDNMLDRHLIDSLAVIPALDGSSLLDVGTGGGLPGIPAAICWPEMAVTLLDSNAKKTRFLQQVKAELPLNNVTVIHGRVEQVDLPQFEIVTARAFASITDIIDLAGRHCDDAGRLILMKGVYPAAELAVPTPGFSVKAVTAINVPFTDGQRHLVTLTKD, encoded by the coding sequence ATGGCGGATAGACTTAAGGCGCGGCTGGAACAAGGCTGCGCCATGCTGGACCTGAACTTATCTGACGCCCAGCTCCAACAACTATTAGCGTATTTAAGTTTGCTCGCCAAGTGGAACAAGGTTTACAACCTGACCGCGGTGCGCGACATCGACAATATGCTGGATCGCCACCTGATAGATAGTCTGGCTGTGATTCCTGCCTTGGATGGCAGCAGTTTACTGGATGTGGGTACGGGCGGTGGCTTGCCAGGTATACCGGCCGCAATCTGTTGGCCTGAGATGGCCGTAACCCTGCTGGATAGTAATGCCAAAAAAACCCGTTTCCTGCAACAGGTTAAAGCCGAATTACCCTTAAATAACGTTACCGTTATCCATGGTCGCGTCGAGCAGGTCGACTTACCGCAATTTGAGATTGTGACCGCACGCGCCTTTGCCAGTATTACCGATATTATTGATTTAGCAGGCCGACATTGCGATGATGCCGGCAGACTGATATTAATGAAAGGTGTCTATCCGGCAGCTGAGCTGGCGGTACCAACTCCCGGTTTTTCAGTCAAGGCGGTGACCGCCATCAACGTGCCCTTTACCGATGGACAAAGGCATTTGGTAACTCTGACTAAGGATTAA
- the mnmG gene encoding tRNA uridine-5-carboxymethylaminomethyl(34) synthesis enzyme MnmG, translating to MVFQDQYDVIVVGGGHAGTEAALAAARQGVKTLLLTQNIETLGQMSCNPAIGGIGKGHLVKEIDALGGAMALAADKGGIQFRTLNASKGPAVRATRAQADRIRYKAAIRHVLENQPNLYLFQQAVDDLIVENHRVAGVVTQSGLQFAAKTVVLTVGTFLGGVIHIGLQRHQGGRAGDPASIKLAERLRALPFRVDRLKTGTPPRIATQSIDFSGLTEQPGDTPTPVFSFLGRRQDHPEQISCYITHTNEKTHDVIRNNLDRSPMYSGEIEGIGPRYCPSIEDKVVRFADRSAHQIFLEPEGLDCNEVYPNGISTSLPFDVQYDIVRSMKGLENAHITRPGYAIEYDFFDPRDLNPWLETKHMPGLFFAGQINGTTGYEEAGAQGLIAGLNAGLQARGKDHWYPRRDEAYIGVLIDDLITSGTKEPYRMFTSRAEYRLMLREDNADKRLTPIGRELGIVDEVRWAAYSEKQQAVDAEFTRLKMSRLAPEKVDQQHVARVLGEPLSKNTTALELLRRPKVDYATILDLLGETKSVSDDVAEQVVINTKYAGYIDRQKDEIERLQRHENTLLPADIDYSNVRGLSNEVREKLQHAKPQSLGQAARLSGVTPAAISLLLVHLKRTGLSRAS from the coding sequence ATGGTATTTCAGGATCAATATGATGTGATTGTGGTCGGTGGCGGTCATGCTGGCACTGAGGCGGCATTAGCGGCTGCGCGGCAAGGCGTCAAAACCTTATTGCTGACCCAAAATATCGAGACACTGGGCCAGATGAGTTGCAACCCGGCGATTGGTGGGATCGGCAAAGGGCATCTGGTTAAAGAGATTGATGCCTTAGGTGGTGCAATGGCACTTGCCGCGGATAAAGGGGGGATTCAATTTCGAACATTGAATGCCAGTAAAGGCCCGGCTGTCAGAGCAACACGCGCTCAGGCAGATCGCATTCGTTACAAAGCCGCGATTCGCCATGTCCTTGAAAATCAACCTAATCTGTATTTATTCCAGCAGGCAGTGGATGATTTGATTGTGGAAAATCATCGTGTTGCCGGTGTGGTAACACAGTCGGGGTTACAGTTTGCTGCCAAGACAGTGGTATTGACGGTCGGGACTTTTTTAGGCGGCGTTATTCATATTGGTTTACAACGCCATCAGGGAGGCCGTGCTGGGGATCCTGCGTCAATCAAGTTGGCGGAACGCTTGCGGGCTTTGCCATTTCGCGTTGATCGCCTTAAAACCGGCACGCCCCCTCGAATTGCAACACAGAGTATCGATTTTAGTGGTCTGACGGAGCAGCCCGGCGATACGCCGACCCCTGTTTTTTCTTTTCTAGGTCGCCGGCAGGATCATCCCGAGCAAATATCTTGCTATATCACGCACACCAATGAAAAAACGCATGATGTCATCCGCAATAACCTGGATCGATCGCCGATGTATAGCGGTGAGATTGAAGGCATTGGTCCGCGATATTGTCCTTCTATCGAGGATAAAGTCGTGCGGTTTGCAGATCGATCAGCACACCAGATTTTTCTTGAGCCGGAAGGTCTGGACTGTAATGAGGTCTATCCAAACGGTATCTCTACCAGCCTGCCATTTGATGTGCAGTACGACATCGTGCGATCAATGAAGGGCTTGGAAAATGCGCATATTACCCGACCCGGTTATGCCATTGAGTATGATTTTTTTGACCCGCGAGATTTGAATCCATGGCTGGAAACCAAACATATGCCGGGGTTATTCTTTGCCGGCCAGATTAATGGCACTACCGGCTACGAAGAAGCGGGTGCCCAAGGGTTAATTGCCGGGCTTAATGCCGGATTGCAAGCCCGAGGCAAAGACCATTGGTATCCACGTCGTGATGAAGCTTATATCGGCGTGTTGATCGACGATTTGATTACCTCTGGTACCAAAGAGCCTTACCGGATGTTTACGAGTCGTGCAGAATATCGCCTGATGTTACGTGAAGATAATGCGGATAAACGGTTGACCCCAATTGGGCGAGAACTGGGCATCGTCGATGAGGTGCGCTGGGCGGCTTATTCAGAAAAACAGCAAGCGGTGGATGCCGAGTTTACCCGTTTGAAAATGTCACGACTGGCGCCTGAAAAAGTAGATCAGCAACACGTTGCCCGGGTTTTAGGTGAACCGTTAAGTAAAAACACGACGGCGTTGGAATTGCTGCGGCGACCGAAAGTGGATTACGCAACGATTCTGGATTTGCTTGGTGAAACCAAGTCGGTGTCTGATGATGTCGCTGAACAAGTCGTTATCAACACCAAATACGCGGGCTATATCGATCGGCAAAAAGACGAAATAGAGCGGTTACAACGTCACGAAAATACACTACTACCCGCAGATATTGATTACAGCAACGTCCGGGGTCTCTCCAATGAAGTGCGTGAAAAGCTGCAACACGCAAAACCGCAAAGTCTGGGGCAAGCGGCCCGACTATCTGGCGTGACGCCAGCCGCCATTTCTCTGTTATTGGTGCATCTCAAGCGCACTGGCTTGAGCCGGGCCAGTTGA
- a CDS encoding diacylglycerol kinase, whose product MEKNTGVKRLFFAFIYSMQGLYAGIRHESAFRQEFIGLILLVGVSFFLNVSPIERFAMISVLLAVLIVEALNSAIECVVDRVSTDVHKLSGRAKDYGSLAVLLTLIIAAGTWLLILLD is encoded by the coding sequence ATGGAAAAAAATACCGGAGTAAAACGTTTATTTTTCGCCTTTATCTATTCCATGCAGGGGCTTTACGCTGGAATTCGACATGAGTCGGCTTTTCGTCAGGAGTTTATCGGCCTGATTCTTTTAGTCGGTGTTAGTTTTTTTCTGAATGTCAGCCCAATCGAACGATTTGCCATGATCAGCGTGCTGCTGGCGGTATTGATTGTCGAAGCGCTCAATTCTGCTATTGAATGCGTCGTTGATCGGGTCAGCACTGACGTCCACAAACTTTCTGGTAGAGCCAAAGACTATGGCTCCCTAGCGGTCCTGCTGACATTAATTATTGCGGCCGGGACTTGGCTGTTGATTTTGTTGGACTAA
- the lgt gene encoding prolipoprotein diacylglyceryl transferase, producing MMRLTPNQSMFMNPLQINPVAIDLGFIQVHWYGLMYLFGFAAAWILARQRADRLGLSKNQVEDLLFYGALGVIVGGRLGYALFYDLAANLDNPLNIFKIWQGGMSFHGGLLGVLVTVWLYGRKHNRTFFQLTDFIAPLVPLGLFFGRIGNFINGELWGRVSDMPWAMVFASGGPLPRHPSQLYEAILEGLVLFALLWWFSAQARPRAAVSGLFLLGYGSFRFFVEFFRVPDPQYGYLAFDWLTMGQILCIPMILGGIVMMIWAYRFSPTKSTAKSRPQ from the coding sequence ATGATGCGTTTAACCCCAAATCAGAGCATGTTTATGAATCCACTACAGATAAATCCCGTTGCGATTGACCTTGGTTTTATACAGGTTCACTGGTACGGATTAATGTATCTTTTTGGCTTTGCCGCTGCTTGGATATTGGCACGTCAGCGTGCTGATAGACTCGGTCTGAGTAAGAACCAGGTTGAAGACTTGTTATTTTATGGTGCCCTTGGGGTGATCGTTGGTGGACGTTTAGGCTATGCCTTGTTTTATGACTTGGCCGCCAACCTTGATAACCCTTTAAACATTTTTAAAATCTGGCAAGGTGGTATGTCGTTTCATGGCGGCCTGCTTGGGGTGTTAGTGACGGTTTGGCTGTATGGACGTAAACATAACCGAACTTTTTTCCAGCTGACCGACTTTATTGCACCATTGGTGCCTTTAGGTCTGTTTTTTGGCCGCATCGGTAATTTCATCAATGGCGAATTGTGGGGGCGTGTTTCGGATATGCCTTGGGCCATGGTTTTTGCAAGTGGCGGGCCGTTACCTCGGCACCCATCGCAATTGTACGAAGCAATTTTAGAAGGGCTTGTGCTGTTTGCGCTGCTTTGGTGGTTTTCTGCTCAAGCGAGACCTCGGGCGGCTGTTTCCGGTCTGTTTTTGTTAGGTTATGGCAGTTTCCGGTTTTTCGTGGAGTTTTTCAGGGTGCCAGACCCTCAATATGGCTATCTGGCGTTTGACTGGCTAACTATGGGGCAGATTCTGTGTATTCCCATGATTTTGGGCGGTATCGTGATGATGATATGGGCTTATCGGTTTAGTCCAACAAAATCAACAGCCAAGTCCCGGCCGCAATAA
- a CDS encoding TorF family putative porin → MKLKTLSALCLAASTMTIATTANAWESEDGNHSTSASVALSSEYIWRGISQTDGDPAISGSFDYAHSSGFYAGVWGSNVDYGDDASAEFDAYLGFAGEFGDSGVGYDIGALRYMFPGEDYNFNEVYGSLSYSIFSVGIAYSGDTLGSDEDGYYYYADAGYELPFGLNLYGGVGVYDADENTFGPEDSYTHYWVGVSKDLAGFTFDLSYQDADSDAEDIFGDLAEETFLFSVSRSF, encoded by the coding sequence ATGAAATTGAAAACCCTTTCAGCTTTATGCCTCGCAGCCTCAACGATGACTATTGCGACGACTGCTAATGCTTGGGAAAGCGAAGATGGCAACCACTCAACCAGTGCCTCTGTTGCCCTGTCAAGCGAATACATCTGGCGTGGTATTTCACAAACTGATGGCGACCCTGCAATTTCAGGCAGCTTTGACTATGCACACAGCAGCGGTTTTTATGCTGGTGTTTGGGGTTCGAATGTCGATTATGGTGATGATGCCAGTGCAGAATTTGATGCTTATCTTGGTTTTGCCGGTGAATTTGGCGATTCAGGCGTTGGTTATGACATCGGTGCATTACGTTACATGTTCCCAGGCGAAGATTATAACTTCAACGAAGTCTATGGTTCATTAAGCTATAGCATCTTCTCTGTCGGTATTGCTTACTCAGGTGACACCTTGGGTTCTGATGAAGATGGTTACTACTACTACGCCGATGCAGGTTATGAGCTGCCATTCGGTCTGAATTTGTACGGCGGTGTCGGTGTTTACGATGCTGATGAAAACACATTCGGTCCTGAAGATTCATACACTCATTACTGGGTTGGTGTCTCAAAAGATCTGGCCGGCTTTACTTTTGACCTGTCTTACCAAGATGCAGACAGCGATGCCGAAGATATTTTTGGTGATCTGGCTGAAGAAACCTTCCTGTTTTCCGTTTCTAGATCTTTCTAA
- a CDS encoding P-II family nitrogen regulator translates to MKQVVAIIKPFKLDDVRESLSEIGVQGLTVSEVKGFGRQKGHTELYRGAEYVVDFLPKLKLEIAVDDGIVEQVIEAVIKGANTGKIGDGKIFVYPLEQVVRIRTGETGPDAL, encoded by the coding sequence ATGAAACAAGTAGTAGCAATTATCAAGCCGTTCAAGCTTGATGATGTCCGCGAATCACTTTCTGAAATCGGCGTGCAAGGCTTGACCGTTTCAGAGGTGAAAGGCTTTGGACGTCAAAAAGGTCACACCGAACTCTATCGGGGTGCGGAGTATGTTGTTGATTTCCTGCCAAAATTGAAACTGGAAATCGCGGTCGATGATGGCATTGTTGAACAAGTCATCGAGGCGGTTATCAAAGGCGCCAATACCGGCAAAATCGGTGATGGCAAAATCTTCGTTTACCCACTTGAGCAAGTGGTTCGGATTCGCACTGGCGAAACCGGCCCTGATGCGCTGTAA
- a CDS encoding ammonium transporter: MENEIFQLQYALDTFYFLISGAFVMWMAAGFAMLEAGLVRAKNTTEILTKNVMLFAIACTAYLVVGYDIMYDGGMFLAGIVGDGVAGADEPATYAPSADFFFQVVFVATAMSIVSGAVAERMKLWAFAAFAIVMTAFIYPMEGSWTWGGADVFGMYNLGDLGFLDFAGSGIVHMAGAAAALAGVMLLGARKGKYGPNGEVRPIPGGNLPLATLGTFILWLGWFGFNGGSVLATASVESANAVAVVFMNTNAAAAGGVLAALIVAKLMFGKADLTMILNGALAGLVAITAGPDTPTPLMATIIGAIGGLIVVFSIVFMDKVKIDDPVGAISVHGVVGLWGLLAVPLTNSDASFSAQIIGAVTIFVWVFVTSLIVWGVLKMVMGIRVSEEEEYEGVDLVECGMEAYPEFTNSGK, translated from the coding sequence ATGGAAAATGAAATCTTCCAACTCCAATATGCACTGGACACCTTTTATTTCCTGATTAGTGGTGCCTTTGTTATGTGGATGGCCGCCGGCTTCGCGATGCTGGAAGCGGGCCTGGTACGTGCAAAAAATACGACTGAAATCTTAACCAAAAACGTGATGCTGTTTGCGATTGCATGCACCGCTTATCTCGTTGTTGGTTATGACATCATGTACGATGGCGGTATGTTCTTGGCCGGTATTGTTGGTGACGGCGTTGCCGGTGCTGATGAGCCAGCGACTTATGCCCCTTCTGCTGACTTCTTCTTCCAGGTTGTATTCGTGGCTACTGCCATGTCTATTGTTTCTGGTGCGGTAGCAGAGCGTATGAAACTGTGGGCCTTTGCGGCTTTCGCTATTGTCATGACCGCGTTCATTTACCCAATGGAAGGTTCGTGGACTTGGGGTGGTGCTGATGTCTTTGGCATGTACAACCTGGGTGACTTGGGCTTCCTTGACTTTGCCGGTTCTGGCATTGTTCACATGGCGGGTGCAGCGGCTGCATTAGCTGGTGTCATGCTGCTGGGCGCACGTAAAGGCAAATATGGACCGAATGGTGAAGTTCGTCCGATTCCAGGTGGTAATTTGCCACTGGCAACACTCGGCACATTCATCCTGTGGTTGGGTTGGTTCGGCTTTAACGGTGGTTCAGTGCTGGCGACGGCTTCAGTCGAAAGTGCTAATGCCGTTGCGGTTGTGTTCATGAACACTAACGCTGCTGCTGCAGGTGGTGTACTGGCTGCGCTGATTGTTGCTAAGCTGATGTTTGGCAAAGCGGATTTGACCATGATCCTGAATGGTGCATTGGCTGGTTTGGTCGCTATTACAGCGGGGCCTGATACACCAACCCCATTGATGGCAACCATCATTGGCGCCATTGGTGGCCTGATTGTCGTTTTCTCAATCGTGTTCATGGATAAAGTTAAAATCGATGATCCGGTTGGTGCGATTTCAGTACACGGTGTTGTTGGCTTGTGGGGTCTGCTTGCTGTGCCTCTGACAAACAGTGATGCCAGCTTCTCCGCGCAAATCATCGGTGCAGTGACCATTTTCGTCTGGGTCTTTGTTACCAGCCTCATCGTCTGGGGCGTATTGAAAATGGTAATGGGCATCCGCGTCTCTGAAGAAGAAGAGTACGAAGGTGTCGACCTTGTTGAATGCGGTATGGAAGCTTATCCAGAGTTCACTAACTCTGGCAAATAA
- the hemE gene encoding uroporphyrinogen decarboxylase, with protein MSQLENDRYLRALRRQPVDRTPIWIMRQAGRYLPEYREVRKQAGDFMTLCRTPELACEVTLQPLRRFDLDASIIFSDILTIPDAMGLGLYFVTGEGPKFERTIGSAADVAQLPIPDMHDTLGYVMDAIRLTRREINNKVPLIGFSGSPWTLACYMVEGGASKDFAKVKAMAFDAPELMYALLAKLATAVTDYLNAQIDAGAQALMLFDTWGGALSGEAYRAFSLRYMQQIIDGVKQRPANADVPITLFTKGGGQWLSHMADTGADALGLDWTTDIALARQLVGDRVALQGNMDPCLLYASPKRIEQEVQQILSGFGHGNGHVFNLGHGIHPTIDPEHVSALVEAVHQYSALYHQN; from the coding sequence GTGTCACAACTTGAAAATGATCGTTACTTGCGCGCACTTCGCCGTCAGCCAGTAGATAGAACACCAATTTGGATTATGCGCCAAGCCGGACGTTATTTGCCTGAATACCGTGAAGTTCGTAAGCAAGCAGGGGATTTTATGACCTTGTGCCGCACCCCTGAACTGGCTTGTGAGGTGACTTTACAACCCTTGCGTCGGTTTGACTTGGATGCGTCGATCATTTTTTCCGATATTTTGACCATTCCCGATGCCATGGGATTGGGACTGTATTTTGTTACCGGGGAAGGCCCCAAGTTTGAACGAACTATTGGTAGTGCTGCAGATGTCGCGCAACTGCCCATTCCTGATATGCATGACACGCTCGGTTACGTTATGGATGCTATTCGGCTTACGCGTCGGGAAATCAACAATAAGGTGCCATTGATAGGTTTTAGTGGCAGTCCATGGACCTTAGCCTGTTACATGGTAGAAGGCGGTGCCAGTAAGGATTTTGCCAAAGTCAAAGCCATGGCGTTTGATGCACCAGAATTAATGTATGCCTTGCTGGCTAAGTTGGCGACGGCCGTCACTGATTATTTGAACGCGCAAATCGACGCAGGTGCGCAAGCATTAATGTTATTTGATACGTGGGGAGGAGCGCTGAGTGGTGAGGCTTATCGAGCCTTTTCCTTGCGCTATATGCAACAGATTATTGACGGCGTGAAGCAAAGACCAGCAAATGCTGATGTGCCAATTACCTTGTTTACTAAGGGCGGAGGCCAATGGTTATCGCACATGGCCGATACAGGCGCCGATGCACTGGGGTTGGATTGGACAACCGATATAGCGTTGGCGCGGCAGTTGGTTGGCGATCGCGTTGCATTACAAGGCAATATGGATCCGTGTTTACTTTATGCCTCACCAAAGCGGATTGAACAGGAAGTCCAACAGATCTTATCTGGCTTTGGTCATGGCAATGGCCATGTATTTAATCTGGGGCATGGTATTCATCCCACTATCGACCCCGAACATGTATCGGCACTGGTTGAAGCAGTGCATCAATATTCGGCGCTTTATCACCAAAATTAA
- the purE gene encoding 5-(carboxyamino)imidazole ribonucleotide mutase produces the protein MSKAIVGVVMGSNSDWPVMQKAVEQLDTFGIPYETQVVSAHRTPDLLTEYAKTAQQRGLQCIIAGAGGAAHLPGMLAANTILPVLGVPVPSRYLKGQDSLLSIVQMPKGIPVATFAIGEAGAANAALFAISILATTRPDLTEKLNEFREQQQRAVLAMTLPDQQGNAER, from the coding sequence ATGAGTAAAGCAATTGTCGGGGTAGTAATGGGCAGTAATAGCGACTGGCCTGTTATGCAGAAAGCAGTCGAACAACTGGACACATTTGGCATCCCCTATGAAACCCAAGTCGTTTCCGCTCACCGCACACCAGATTTGTTAACCGAATATGCCAAAACGGCACAGCAACGCGGTTTGCAATGCATTATTGCCGGGGCGGGCGGTGCGGCACACTTGCCAGGCATGTTGGCTGCAAACACCATTTTGCCGGTCTTGGGCGTACCCGTCCCTTCACGCTATTTAAAAGGCCAGGATTCATTATTATCTATTGTGCAAATGCCTAAAGGTATTCCGGTTGCTACTTTTGCTATCGGCGAGGCCGGTGCGGCCAATGCCGCCTTATTTGCTATTTCAATTTTGGCAACAACTCGGCCTGATCTGACTGAAAAGTTAAACGAATTTCGTGAGCAACAGCAACGTGCTGTGCTTGCCATGACGCTCCCAGACCAACAAGGTAACGCTGAAAGATGA